CGCGAAGCCGTCCCTGTTTGTCCACGACCACGTAGAGGGTGCTGTGGATGAAGAGGTCCATGGCCGAGGTGCGCTCGGCGGGCGCCTTTTCGGTGGCGACGAGTTTGAGGCTGTCCACCGCGAGCGCGGCGATTTGCGGCTTGGAGCCGGTGAGGAAGGACCACTGGGGCGGGCGCGCGCCGAAGCGCTCGCCGTAGCCGCGCAAGACTTCGGGCGTGTCGAACTCGGGATCGGTGGTGAGCGAGACGAGGCGCACCGGAAGGGCGTCGGGCAGCGCCGCCTGCAACGATGCCATCTGACGGGTCATCGTCGCGCAGGGGCCGGGGCAGCGGGTGAAGATGATGTCGGCGACCCACACTTTGCCGCGCAGGTCGGCGAGGGTGACGGCGCGGCCGAGCTGGTTGGTGAGCGTGAAGTCCGCGACGGGGCCGATGACGGGCAGCGGCGCGGCGGGCACGGGGCGCGGCCTGCCCGCGGTGTTGACGTAGGCGATGGCGAGGACCAGGACGAT
This genomic interval from Verrucomicrobiota bacterium contains the following:
- a CDS encoding SCO family protein, which gives rise to MRSPAAPRASSDAHGRPRRRPRLRIPRLPACRQPSCGGFSRPFTMTPASPNLERAVWGGLFVIVLVLAIAYVNTAGRPRPVPAAPLPVIGPVADFTLTNQLGRAVTLADLRGKVWVADIIFTRCPGPCATMTRQMASLQAALPDALPVRLVSLTTDPEFDTPEVLRGYGERFGARPPQWSFLTGSKPQIAALAVDSLKLVATEKAPAERTSAMDLFIHSTLYVVVDKQGRLRAAFETVGDGVNFPQVQSRILSAMNQLLNEK